The DNA window CTCAAGCGAGTTTGTAAATTCCTTTTCAAGGGACGTGGCTAGAGCCTGCAAAGCCTTCATGCCGAGTTCGATATCATTGACCTCAACAGCCGCCCTTACGGCGGAAGTACCCCTCTTGACGTCAACGTTCCATTTGATCCTCGTGTCAGGCGGCCACCCCGAGAGAGCACGCACCTGGGAGTCATAGGATCCCTGTTCAATCTTAGCCTTCACATTCTCCGCCGTATCGATATAATAGATTTTGCCTGTAGGGCGCGTGTTCCCCGGCTCAAACACGTCCGAACCGAACCTTCCGGGCTCAATGACCATGCTCACCTCCCAAACGGGTGGAAGCAGGAAGCTGAGGACAAGGGCCGCCACTGCTGAGACAAATGTTACCCCGATAATCCAGAACTTGTACTTCCAGAGCACCTGGAGATAATCGATCAGTTCCACTTCGTCATCATATGCCCGTTGGGTGTGAACAGGAATCTGCTTGCCGCCTCCTTCATCATTTGTATGCATCGGTCAGCTCTCTTCCATGGTTTCGTCTATCTCGTCTATCTGGTCTGTTCCGTCTGTTTCGTCTGTTTCGTGTGTCTCGTTCATCTGGTCTATCTGGTCTATTTCGTCGGGAAACCGAAAACACCGTCTGTTTGGTCTGTCTGGTCTATCTGGTCTGTTTGGTCTGTCTCGTCTATTTCGTTCATCTCGTCTGGCTAGTCGGTTCGCCAGGCTTGGAACTCACTCGATCAGCTTTCTGGCAATATCCACCACGTAGTTGGCACCTTCCATTGCTTCCCTGGCATCATCGATCGTGTATTCTTCCGTGGGCACGAAATCAATATCACCGTAAAAGGAAAGTTCCCTCTCCTTTCTGAGCCTCTTGGAGATCTTGGCTATCCGATCCAGCTTCTCTGCTATGTCTGCACGATACTTGTCTTTGTGCTCAAGGAGGAGACCGCCGACATCATGAAACTTGGGTGGCTCAATCCCAACGGCTCTCAGCATCCCCTTTGTAGCCAACCCCACGATTTCCTGCGCCTCCCTGACAACGTCGGAATACGCACCCTTTTTCAGGAGGATATCCAGGATCTCCAGCCTATCGGTAGCCTTCTTCATATAACTCCTGGAAAGCGACGTATTCTTCACAACTCGAAAACCTCACCGGGCCGGATGTCCGGCTTGAGAACCCAATACCATGCACTTCCCTTCCACACCCTCTTGGCACCGAGTTCCCTTAACCGATTTCTCAGCCTCTCCATAGCGCCCAGGAAAAAATCCCCTTCGTCGAAAAGGATTTTCGCGTCTTCGACCATGTCGATAAGAAGTGGACTCCCTTTTTCGATCTCCTCCGGACTCTTGATAACCGCAGAGATGTAGGTGTTTATGCCCT is part of the Deltaproteobacteria bacterium genome and encodes:
- a CDS encoding nucleotidyltransferase domain-containing protein, encoding MLKERFAEIEAKLLAGIRSFYGERLVSVVVFGSVARATQSFDSDIDILIIARGLPTGRIKRIREFESVEDKVEPFLKSLQKEGINTYISAVIKSPEEIEKGSPLLIDMVEDAKILFDEGDFFLGAMERLRNRLRELGAKRVWKGSAWYWVLKPDIRPGEVFEL
- a CDS encoding HEPN domain-containing protein, translated to MKNTSLSRSYMKKATDRLEILDILLKKGAYSDVVREAQEIVGLATKGMLRAVGIEPPKFHDVGGLLLEHKDKYRADIAEKLDRIAKISKRLRKERELSFYGDIDFVPTEEYTIDDAREAMEGANYVVDIARKLIE